One genomic region from Thermoleptolyngbya sichuanensis A183 encodes:
- a CDS encoding rhodanese-like domain-containing protein, whose amino-acid sequence MTSMNEIGFNYSSQTQRDRLKTVDPSSLSTLLSQQAVTLVDVREPSEHAGEKIPGSILVPLSKFDPNRIPFDGNKDGNKTVVLYCRTGNRSAQAAQKLFAAGIDEVTHLEGGLSAWVQAGFPTEVNKRAPISLMRQVQIVAGSLVVTGTLLGAFVSPWFLFLSGFVGAGLVFAGITNTCALGMLLAKLPYNQRV is encoded by the coding sequence ATGACGAGCATGAATGAGATCGGTTTCAACTATTCCAGCCAAACTCAGCGCGATCGCCTAAAAACCGTTGATCCATCCTCCCTGAGTACCTTATTGAGCCAACAAGCCGTCACGCTAGTTGATGTTCGCGAACCCTCTGAACATGCGGGCGAAAAAATCCCTGGCTCAATCCTAGTGCCGTTGTCCAAATTCGATCCGAATCGCATTCCGTTTGATGGCAACAAGGATGGCAACAAAACTGTGGTGCTGTATTGCCGAACAGGTAATCGATCGGCTCAGGCGGCACAGAAATTATTCGCAGCAGGAATCGATGAAGTGACCCATTTGGAAGGTGGATTATCGGCTTGGGTGCAGGCCGGGTTTCCAACTGAGGTAAACAAACGTGCCCCCATTAGCCTGATGCGCCAGGTACAGATTGTCGCAGGTTCGCTGGTCGTAACTGGCACTTTACTGGGTGCGTTTGTCTCTCCCTGGTTTTTGTTCCTTAGCGGTTTTGTGGGTGCTGGTCTGGTGTTTGCTGGGATTACGAATACCTGTGCATTAGGAATGCTGCTGGCTAAACTGCCTTACAACCAGCGCGTTTGA
- a CDS encoding beta-lactamase hydrolase domain-containing protein produces the protein MNEMQLVGIHRIDADVSVAGELSPEQLQQASHQGFKSVINLRMPKEKGFLPDEPQIVESLGMQYAHVPVNPSSLSGEVIAQVCEHVDQLPKPVLMHCSLGLRSAGIALLRSGVERGMTVEEFLHRTTAMGLDFNSRPGVKRFFVDYITQNFEQLGASNDEHE, from the coding sequence ATGAACGAAATGCAGCTAGTTGGCATCCACCGGATAGACGCAGACGTTTCTGTGGCCGGAGAGCTTAGCCCAGAGCAGTTGCAGCAGGCATCTCACCAGGGCTTCAAATCAGTGATCAATCTGAGGATGCCAAAGGAGAAGGGATTCCTGCCCGATGAGCCGCAGATTGTGGAATCGTTGGGAATGCAGTACGCCCATGTTCCTGTAAATCCCTCTAGTCTGAGCGGTGAGGTTATTGCTCAGGTGTGTGAACACGTTGATCAGCTCCCAAAGCCAGTTTTGATGCACTGCTCACTGGGGCTGCGCTCGGCTGGGATTGCGCTGCTGCGGTCTGGCGTTGAGCGGGGCATGACCGTCGAAGAATTTCTGCACCGAACAACGGCGATGGGCTTGGACTTTAACAGTCGCCCTGGTGTCAAGCGATTTTTTGTAGACTACATCACTCAAAATTTTGAGCAGTTAGGAGCGTCTAATGACGAGCATGAATGA
- a CDS encoding MBL fold metallo-hydrolase, with the protein MLFRQLFDQDTWTYTYLIADPKTKEAVLVDSVIEQVERDYKLINELGLILKYCLETHVHADHITGAGKLRELTGCETIVPEKAQVACANRHIRHGEVLKVGEVEIRAIATPGHTDSHMAYLVNGDRVLTGDALFIRGCGRTDFQSGDAGTLYDSVTENLFTLPDGTLVYPAHDYRGHSVSTIAEEEQWNPRFTGRTRDQFIEFMNGLNLPDPKKIMEAVPANEQCGNVLVTS; encoded by the coding sequence ATGCTATTTCGACAACTTTTTGATCAAGACACCTGGACTTACACCTATTTGATTGCTGACCCCAAGACCAAGGAAGCCGTTTTGGTGGACTCCGTGATTGAACAGGTCGAGCGCGATTACAAGCTGATTAATGAATTGGGATTGATCTTGAAATACTGCCTAGAAACCCACGTCCATGCTGACCACATCACGGGGGCTGGCAAACTTCGGGAGCTAACGGGCTGTGAAACGATTGTGCCGGAAAAGGCGCAGGTTGCTTGTGCCAACCGCCACATCCGGCATGGGGAAGTCTTGAAGGTCGGAGAAGTTGAAATTCGGGCGATCGCCACTCCAGGACACACCGATAGCCACATGGCGTATCTGGTGAATGGCGACCGAGTGCTAACGGGCGATGCATTGTTTATTCGGGGCTGCGGACGGACTGATTTCCAAAGCGGCGATGCAGGGACACTGTATGACTCCGTAACAGAGAACCTGTTTACGCTGCCGGATGGTACGCTTGTGTACCCGGCTCACGACTATCGCGGCCACAGCGTCTCCACGATTGCTGAAGAAGAACAATGGAACCCGCGCTTTACAGGGCGAACCCGCGATCAGTTCATAGAGTTTATGAACGGGCTGAATCTGCCTGATCCAAAGAAAATCATGGAAGCTGTTCCCGCAAATGAACAGTGTGGCAATGTGCTGGTAACCAGCTAG
- a CDS encoding NAD(P)/FAD-dependent oxidoreductase, with the protein MSPTAQQTQSTHPAEQLHQNLSTAEAIAPPVKHHQIVIVGGGAAGITVAAQLLKRNRALDIAIIEPSDKHYYQPGWTLVGGGVAPIEKFIRDEKDVIPKGASWIQARVAKLDPDRNTVITEAGQAIEYEYLVLCPGIQIDWHLIKGLKEALGRGGVTSNYSKDYAPYTWETIQNFKGGNALFTYPATPIKCGGAPQKVMYMADDTFKRKSGVGVNTTVMFCTAGASMFAVPEYAAALDKVVARRGIVTKFKHNLKEIKADTQEAIFDVTTDNGTEEVSIHYDMIHVAPPMSAPDFIKQSPLAGAGGWVDVDQATLQHTRYANVFSLGDASSLPTSKTAAAARKEAPIVVQNLLSLIQSQPITAEYDGYTCCPLITGYNSTIMAEFAYGGKLAPSFPLDPTQERYSMYLAKAHVLPWLYWNRMLKGEGFEADIFKPINRLLRR; encoded by the coding sequence GTGTCACCGACTGCACAGCAAACCCAATCAACCCACCCTGCTGAACAGCTTCATCAAAATCTCTCGACCGCCGAGGCGATCGCCCCGCCCGTGAAGCACCACCAAATTGTGATTGTGGGAGGAGGAGCAGCCGGAATCACGGTTGCGGCCCAACTGCTGAAGCGAAACCGCGCTCTGGATATTGCCATCATTGAACCGTCCGACAAACATTACTACCAACCTGGCTGGACGCTGGTGGGCGGCGGCGTGGCTCCGATTGAGAAATTCATTCGAGATGAAAAAGATGTCATTCCCAAGGGGGCAAGCTGGATTCAAGCGCGAGTCGCAAAACTAGACCCCGATCGCAACACGGTCATCACCGAAGCCGGCCAAGCCATTGAGTATGAGTACTTGGTACTATGCCCTGGCATTCAAATTGACTGGCATTTGATTAAAGGCTTAAAAGAAGCGCTGGGTCGAGGCGGAGTCACCAGTAACTACTCCAAAGATTACGCCCCCTACACCTGGGAAACCATCCAAAACTTCAAAGGCGGGAACGCCCTCTTTACCTATCCCGCCACGCCGATCAAGTGTGGCGGTGCGCCTCAGAAAGTGATGTATATGGCCGATGACACCTTCAAGCGCAAGAGCGGTGTCGGAGTGAACACCACAGTGATGTTCTGCACCGCTGGGGCCTCTATGTTTGCTGTACCAGAATATGCAGCCGCTCTGGATAAAGTGGTGGCGCGGCGCGGCATTGTTACCAAGTTCAAGCACAACCTTAAGGAAATCAAGGCAGACACACAAGAAGCAATTTTTGATGTCACCACCGATAACGGCACTGAGGAAGTCAGCATTCACTACGACATGATTCATGTGGCTCCCCCCATGAGTGCCCCCGATTTTATCAAGCAAAGCCCGTTGGCTGGGGCCGGTGGCTGGGTGGATGTTGATCAGGCAACGCTACAACACACTCGCTATGCCAACGTGTTTTCACTCGGCGATGCGTCTTCTTTGCCGACCTCTAAGACAGCCGCCGCAGCCCGAAAAGAAGCGCCAATCGTGGTTCAGAACTTGCTGTCTTTGATTCAGTCGCAGCCGATAACCGCAGAATATGACGGCTATACCTGCTGTCCCCTCATCACAGGCTACAACTCAACCATCATGGCAGAGTTTGCCTATGGTGGAAAGTTGGCTCCCTCGTTTCCGCTTGATCCGACCCAAGAACGCTACTCAATGTATTTGGCAAAGGCCCATGTGTTGCCCTGGTTGTACTGGAATCGCATGCTAAAGGGTGAAGGATTTGAAGCGGATATTTTCAAGCCCATCAACCGACTGCTCCGGCGCTAA